One window of Mediterraneibacter gnavus ATCC 29149 genomic DNA carries:
- a CDS encoding RloB family protein has translation MDLSLKPPKKSDLDKKWMKKRLDRAIKIQPEYHLIVTEGTDTEPEYFGSIKDVINKKYPEKIKLDVYGEGDNTISLFQKAKTRAEESSNVYKHVWIVYDTDDFPADHIDSVLQFCDADSNDETTFHAVWSNQCIELWFLLHFSYMQSDIHREEYWPKLTECLKQIGAGEYEKNRKDMYEILHPYMEYTIGNAKRLNASNEGKLPSKAAPGTKVYELIEILKPYLAEE, from the coding sequence GTGGATTTGAGCCTAAAACCTCCGAAAAAAAGTGATTTAGATAAAAAATGGATGAAAAAGAGATTGGATAGAGCTATCAAGATTCAGCCAGAGTATCACCTTATTGTAACAGAAGGAACAGATACAGAACCTGAATATTTTGGTTCAATAAAGGATGTTATAAATAAGAAATATCCAGAGAAGATAAAGTTAGATGTATATGGTGAAGGTGATAATACGATTAGTTTATTTCAGAAAGCGAAAACTCGTGCGGAAGAAAGTTCAAATGTATACAAACATGTTTGGATTGTTTATGATACGGATGATTTTCCGGCAGATCATATAGATTCTGTTTTGCAATTTTGTGATGCAGATAGTAATGATGAAACAACGTTTCATGCCGTTTGGTCTAATCAGTGTATAGAATTATGGTTTTTATTACATTTTTCATATATGCAGTCAGATATTCATCGAGAAGAATATTGGCCAAAGCTAACGGAGTGTTTAAAACAAATTGGCGCTGGTGAGTATGAGAAAAATCGTAAAGATATGTATGAAATCTTACATCCGTATATGGAATATACAATAGGAAATGCAAAAAGATTGAATGCGTCAAATGAGGGAAAATTACCATCTAAAGCAGCACCTGGAACAAAAGTTTATGAATTGATTGAAATATTAAAACCGTATTTGGCAGAAGAGTAG
- a CDS encoding glycoside hydrolase family 2 TIM barrel-domain containing protein: MRKIAFNDGWTCRHAGDSGKGKPVTIPHDAMLDEKRTQESLGGINIGWFEGFDYVYEKEFSVPQEYEDFRLVFEFEGVYRNAEVYLNGKRAGFRPYGYTNFYVEANEFLHFGMKNQIQVIARNADQPNSRWYSGAGIYRPVSLYMLPKKHIGINGVKISTVSIHPAVIDVKVETSASGELELEIFEGESLVSGQEPVASVKKSADGNFQMQLEIPDAKLWSTEFPFLYTCRVRFEEDEAEEIFGIRTIEWSAENGFLMNGERVILRGACIHHDNGVLGACCYPEAEERKIRILKENGYNAIRSAHNPCSKALLDACDRRGMLVMDEFVDVWYIHKTEYDYVNHFAKWWKQDLKDMVEKDYNHPSVILYSTGNEVSETAQERGIRLTGQMTEYLHSLDATRPVTCGINIFFNFLSSIGFGVYSDKKAKKEASRSGGKKKAVGSEFFNNLAGILGSKTMKIGATLHGCDVKTRDAFANMDIAGYNYGIYRYGKDLKKYPKRLILGSETFCSDAYAFWEMAKIHPRIIGDFVWAGMDYMGEVGVGAWEYSDYAPDFSHGAGWITAGSGRIDLTGKPLAEAAYTKTAFELMEKPVIAVCPVNHTGEKHSPSAWKMSNAIESWSWDGCSGKKAQVEVYARADRVELFINGKSVGSKKMKNDCRTSFDVIYEEGIIEAISYDAQNREIARNVLYTAGKETILTGIPEEKETEAGKLCFVRLQYTDKTGTVKPLKRGTLEVHVENGELLGLGNGCPYNERGYRTSKTDTYFGEALAVVRAGKTGTVDLKVSDGKYACTLQIPVRNKEEVEEC, encoded by the coding sequence ATGAGAAAGATTGCATTTAATGACGGCTGGACATGCAGACACGCCGGAGATTCGGGAAAGGGAAAACCGGTTACGATCCCTCATGATGCAATGCTGGATGAAAAGCGGACGCAGGAGAGCCTGGGAGGCATTAACATCGGCTGGTTTGAAGGATTTGACTATGTGTATGAGAAAGAATTTTCTGTACCGCAGGAATATGAGGATTTCAGACTTGTCTTTGAATTTGAGGGAGTCTACCGCAATGCAGAAGTGTATCTCAACGGGAAAAGAGCAGGATTTCGTCCGTATGGATATACAAATTTTTACGTAGAGGCAAATGAGTTTCTTCATTTTGGAATGAAAAATCAGATACAGGTCATTGCCCGCAATGCAGATCAGCCAAACAGCAGATGGTATTCGGGAGCAGGAATATACCGGCCTGTATCGTTATATATGCTGCCAAAGAAGCATATCGGCATCAATGGGGTAAAGATTTCCACAGTCAGTATCCATCCGGCAGTGATCGATGTAAAGGTTGAGACATCTGCATCGGGAGAACTGGAACTGGAAATTTTCGAAGGGGAGTCTTTGGTATCCGGTCAGGAGCCGGTCGCAAGCGTGAAGAAGTCTGCGGATGGAAATTTTCAGATGCAGCTGGAAATTCCGGATGCGAAATTGTGGAGTACTGAGTTTCCGTTTTTATACACATGCAGGGTGCGGTTTGAAGAAGATGAAGCAGAGGAAATATTCGGAATCCGTACGATTGAGTGGAGCGCAGAGAACGGATTTTTGATGAACGGTGAACGGGTGATCCTGAGGGGTGCGTGTATCCACCATGACAACGGTGTGCTGGGAGCCTGCTGTTATCCGGAGGCAGAGGAACGGAAGATTCGAATTTTAAAGGAAAATGGATACAATGCCATCCGCTCTGCCCACAATCCTTGTTCCAAAGCACTTCTGGATGCCTGTGACAGGCGGGGGATGCTGGTCATGGATGAATTCGTGGATGTGTGGTATATACACAAGACGGAGTATGATTATGTAAATCACTTTGCAAAATGGTGGAAGCAGGATTTAAAAGATATGGTCGAAAAGGATTACAATCATCCTTCGGTGATCTTATATTCTACAGGAAATGAGGTTTCTGAGACGGCCCAGGAGAGAGGAATCCGTCTCACGGGACAGATGACAGAATATCTGCACAGTCTGGATGCAACAAGACCGGTAACCTGCGGGATCAATATCTTTTTTAACTTCTTAAGTTCCATTGGCTTCGGCGTTTACAGTGACAAGAAGGCGAAGAAAGAAGCAAGCCGATCGGGCGGGAAGAAAAAGGCAGTAGGAAGTGAATTTTTCAATAATCTGGCAGGGATTCTTGGAAGTAAGACGATGAAGATCGGAGCAACGCTTCACGGCTGTGATGTAAAAACAAGAGATGCTTTTGCCAATATGGATATTGCAGGATACAACTATGGTATCTACCGCTATGGAAAAGATCTGAAAAAATATCCGAAGCGTTTGATCCTGGGAAGCGAGACATTTTGTTCTGACGCGTATGCTTTCTGGGAGATGGCGAAAATACATCCGAGGATCATCGGAGATTTTGTGTGGGCAGGAATGGACTATATGGGAGAAGTCGGTGTCGGTGCGTGGGAATACAGTGATTATGCGCCGGATTTCTCACATGGAGCAGGATGGATCACTGCAGGAAGTGGAAGGATCGATCTGACCGGAAAACCACTGGCCGAGGCTGCCTATACGAAGACGGCATTTGAACTGATGGAAAAGCCGGTGATCGCGGTTTGCCCGGTTAATCACACCGGGGAGAAGCACTCGCCATCAGCATGGAAGATGAGCAATGCCATTGAGTCCTGGTCCTGGGATGGATGTTCCGGGAAAAAGGCACAGGTGGAAGTGTATGCAAGAGCAGACAGGGTCGAGCTGTTTATCAATGGAAAGTCGGTTGGAAGTAAGAAGATGAAAAATGACTGCAGAACTTCCTTTGATGTGATCTATGAGGAAGGAATCATTGAAGCGATTTCTTATGATGCACAGAACCGGGAGATTGCGAGAAATGTGCTCTATACAGCGGGGAAGGAAACGATTTTAACCGGAATCCCGGAAGAAAAAGAGACGGAAGCCGGAAAGCTGTGTTTTGTGAGACTGCAGTATACAGATAAAACCGGGACAGTCAAACCGTTGAAACGGGGAACGCTGGAAGTGCATGTAGAAAACGGAGAGCTTCTGGGGCTTGGAAACGGATGCCCGTACAATGAGCGCGGATATCGTACTTCGAAAACAGATACGTATTTTGGAGAGGCTCTGGCAGTGGTTCGGGCCGGAAAGACTGGCACGGTTGATCTGAAGGTGTCAGACGGGAAGTATGCCTGTACGTTACAGATTCCGGTAAGAAATAAAGAAGAGGTGGAAGAATGCTGA
- a CDS encoding family 78 glycoside hydrolase catalytic domain codes for MLKISRLTVENMETGCVTDNPQPRVSYCLESDRQNVTLKKAVISIGDWKKETDCQIAVPYEGSRLQPFTKYAVRVEAEDDAGERAWASTEFETGRMDTIWSGRWITDGEYRFKEAKISPKTMTFRTRFSCEKEIASARLYVTALGIYELLLNGEKVGQDYFAPGFTSYRNQLQYQTYDVTDMLNDRNELLAVVGGGWAVGSFTYKRRNRVYAKRQALLGELRILYTDGTGETIGTNEEWEVTEEGNYKETEFYNGEVYDATVDLEKISWKKASFEQVKIHPKIMAQYGAPVRAHEEFRPVQITRAKSGMLIYDFGQNFAGVIHAAIRGRQGQKVEFRHAEILMDGELYTEPLRTAKQEAVYICKDGEQTYSPKMTYMGFRYVGVRGIEEDQLELTALALYSDVEDNGNFSCSNELINQLQNSIRWGAKSNFVDIPTDCPQRDERMGWTGDIALFAPTAAYNFNISRFLEKWLLDVKAEQNKGGGIPVTVPLVRVPLQWEIMIPMAVDHWGDVCILAPWAEYLVRGDRGLLERMYPVMKKYLKACKFWAELFSAGKHRRIWKLLHHYGDWCAPGVGMWEWMGRGKWTATACMANSSRILAKIADILGQEEDAKYYRKLSQETGEAYREILMKADCTVKKEFQTAYVLPLYYQMLSGEDKKKTAANLARLVKKDGYHITTGFPGTPYVLFALADNGYEEEAFKMLLTDTCPSWLYEMKVGGTTIWERWDALREDGTCNTGKDDGTGGMVSFNHYASGAVGDFLYRRIAGIEATEGGYRSFRIQPLTGGNLKWAKGSVNTAYGTVSSEWKIEDGMFTIQVQVPVGTTCTLVMPGNTQKVLGSGTYTLKEAIRERNDRNGKESVF; via the coding sequence ATGCTGAAAATAAGCAGACTGACAGTAGAAAATATGGAAACAGGATGTGTGACGGATAATCCGCAGCCGAGAGTTTCCTATTGTCTGGAAAGTGACAGACAAAATGTAACATTGAAAAAAGCAGTGATTTCGATAGGAGACTGGAAGAAAGAAACAGACTGCCAGATCGCAGTGCCGTATGAGGGTAGCAGATTACAGCCGTTTACAAAATATGCGGTGCGGGTGGAAGCAGAGGATGACGCGGGAGAGCGTGCCTGGGCCAGCACGGAATTTGAGACGGGACGTATGGATACAATCTGGTCCGGACGGTGGATTACGGACGGAGAGTATCGGTTTAAGGAGGCGAAGATTTCTCCGAAGACGATGACATTTCGAACCAGGTTTTCCTGTGAAAAAGAAATTGCCAGTGCGAGACTGTACGTAACGGCGCTGGGAATTTATGAGCTGTTGTTAAATGGAGAGAAAGTCGGACAGGATTATTTTGCACCGGGATTTACGTCCTACCGGAATCAGCTGCAGTATCAGACTTATGATGTGACAGATATGCTGAATGATCGAAACGAGCTGCTTGCTGTGGTCGGCGGTGGCTGGGCAGTTGGCTCTTTCACCTATAAAAGACGGAACAGAGTGTATGCAAAGCGACAGGCGCTGCTTGGAGAGCTGCGGATTTTGTATACCGATGGAACGGGAGAGACAATCGGGACAAATGAAGAGTGGGAAGTAACGGAAGAAGGAAATTATAAAGAGACAGAGTTTTACAACGGGGAAGTGTATGATGCCACCGTGGATCTGGAGAAAATTTCCTGGAAAAAAGCAAGCTTCGAACAGGTAAAGATTCATCCAAAGATCATGGCACAGTATGGAGCGCCGGTACGTGCACACGAAGAGTTTCGTCCGGTACAGATTACAAGAGCAAAGAGCGGTATGCTGATTTATGATTTCGGACAGAATTTTGCAGGGGTGATACACGCGGCAATTCGTGGCAGACAGGGACAAAAAGTGGAGTTTCGTCACGCGGAGATTCTGATGGACGGAGAGTTGTATACAGAACCATTAAGAACTGCAAAGCAAGAAGCGGTTTATATTTGTAAAGATGGAGAGCAGACCTATTCTCCGAAAATGACATATATGGGCTTCCGCTATGTGGGTGTGCGTGGAATTGAAGAGGATCAACTGGAACTGACCGCGTTGGCACTCTATTCGGATGTGGAAGACAACGGAAACTTTTCCTGCTCCAATGAACTGATCAACCAGCTGCAGAACAGTATTCGCTGGGGAGCAAAGTCCAATTTTGTGGATATCCCGACAGACTGTCCGCAGAGAGATGAGAGAATGGGATGGACGGGAGATATTGCACTGTTTGCGCCTACGGCAGCTTACAATTTTAATATCAGCCGTTTTCTGGAGAAATGGCTGTTGGACGTGAAGGCAGAGCAGAATAAAGGCGGCGGGATTCCGGTTACGGTGCCGCTTGTCCGGGTACCGCTGCAGTGGGAGATCATGATCCCGATGGCGGTGGATCACTGGGGCGATGTCTGTATCCTGGCGCCGTGGGCGGAATATCTGGTTCGCGGAGACAGAGGGCTTTTAGAGCGGATGTATCCGGTGATGAAAAAATATCTGAAGGCATGCAAATTCTGGGCAGAGCTGTTTTCTGCGGGAAAACACCGCAGGATCTGGAAGCTTCTGCATCATTATGGAGACTGGTGTGCACCGGGTGTCGGCATGTGGGAGTGGATGGGAAGAGGAAAATGGACCGCCACCGCATGTATGGCAAATTCCAGCCGGATTCTGGCAAAGATCGCGGATATTCTGGGGCAGGAAGAGGATGCAAAGTATTACCGGAAACTCAGTCAGGAGACCGGGGAGGCATACCGGGAAATTTTGATGAAAGCAGACTGCACGGTAAAGAAAGAGTTTCAGACAGCATATGTGCTGCCTCTGTATTATCAGATGCTCTCCGGAGAGGATAAAAAGAAGACTGCGGCAAATCTGGCGCGTCTGGTGAAAAAGGACGGGTATCACATTACGACCGGATTTCCGGGAACGCCGTACGTTCTGTTTGCGCTGGCAGACAATGGGTATGAGGAAGAGGCATTTAAAATGCTCCTTACGGATACCTGTCCATCCTGGCTCTATGAGATGAAAGTCGGAGGAACGACCATCTGGGAACGATGGGATGCACTTCGGGAGGACGGCACCTGCAACACGGGAAAAGATGACGGGACCGGAGGTATGGTTTCCTTCAATCACTATGCAAGTGGTGCAGTGGGAGACTTTTTGTACCGCAGGATTGCCGGAATCGAGGCCACAGAGGGCGGATACCGCTCTTTCCGGATCCAGCCGCTGACGGGAGGAAATCTGAAATGGGCAAAGGGAAGTGTCAACACAGCCTATGGAACAGTTTCCAGTGAGTGGAAGATTGAAGATGGAATGTTTACGATCCAGGTGCAGGTTCCGGTCGGAACAACATGTACACTGGTGATGCCGGGAAATACACAGAAGGTATTGGGAAGTGGTACTTATACGTTAAAAGAAGCAATCAGGGAAAGGAATGACCGAAATGGAAAAGAATCAGTTTTTTGA
- a CDS encoding MFS transporter: MEKNQFFDNPLMRTKITSANVKPKEMILGYFLGPFCAFISNAIFGAYLNRYYSDVLGWTDTAKFGIFSAVLPMVSVIFVILGNLLVGRLIDNTRTSQGKARPYMLLSAPLVTIAIALLFLTPQNGSPSTQMIWIALSYNFYYAVAYPFFYTAHSSMVALSTRNSDHRGMLATFSNASGVAAVGIGASILVPMLLQSFLFVEKDGAIDTAQSYQNWRLVMIVLCVVTFLAILLEYYFTRERVTEENMKLAIKEEKLPMMKQLKACVSNGYWWIIILYFLLFQFGGLVKNGSMSYYSRWMFDGITSEAAAGTAMGTLGLIGGLPTAIGMVLAWPIANKLGKQKAVTIGLAISVVGGLVSFLDIHNFTIVCIGVILKGIGSIPAMYVTLALLSDVLDHLEAKNGFRSDGFTMSVYGAIMVGMTGLGNGLINALLTATGYDASASVQNGGVQSMLALCYLGAEIICYAVIVILMCFLKVEKHIEEDQKTILQHQKKAVLEAGGVWIEPAERLRMEQEEAERMAEEARIEELKAYCKKKGLDFEMQEASYQKKLAEKRAKAEAKARKKQKSQFS; encoded by the coding sequence ATGGAAAAGAATCAGTTTTTTGACAACCCGCTGATGCGGACAAAAATCACTTCGGCAAATGTAAAGCCGAAAGAAATGATACTGGGGTATTTTCTCGGTCCGTTTTGCGCATTTATTTCAAATGCAATCTTCGGGGCGTATTTAAACCGCTACTATTCGGATGTGCTTGGATGGACGGATACGGCAAAATTTGGGATTTTTTCAGCGGTTCTTCCGATGGTTTCTGTCATTTTTGTGATTCTTGGAAATCTTCTGGTAGGGCGTCTGATTGATAATACCAGAACATCTCAGGGGAAGGCGAGACCGTATATGCTGCTGTCGGCGCCCCTTGTGACAATTGCGATCGCGCTGTTGTTTTTAACACCTCAAAATGGGAGTCCATCGACTCAGATGATCTGGATCGCGCTGTCCTATAACTTTTACTATGCAGTAGCGTATCCGTTTTTCTACACAGCGCACAGCTCTATGGTGGCCCTGTCTACGAGAAACTCCGATCACCGGGGAATGTTGGCAACATTTTCCAATGCATCCGGTGTGGCTGCTGTAGGAATCGGGGCAAGTATTTTAGTGCCGATGCTGCTGCAGAGTTTTCTCTTTGTGGAAAAAGACGGCGCTATTGATACCGCACAGAGTTATCAGAACTGGCGGCTCGTGATGATCGTATTATGTGTTGTGACATTTCTGGCGATCTTGCTGGAATATTATTTCACACGGGAGCGAGTGACAGAAGAAAATATGAAGCTGGCGATCAAAGAAGAAAAGCTTCCGATGATGAAACAGCTCAAAGCCTGTGTGTCAAACGGTTACTGGTGGATCATTATCTTATATTTTCTGCTGTTCCAGTTTGGAGGTCTGGTAAAGAACGGTTCCATGAGTTATTACTCCCGCTGGATGTTTGACGGAATCACAAGTGAAGCGGCTGCGGGAACGGCAATGGGAACACTGGGGCTGATCGGAGGACTTCCGACAGCAATCGGAATGGTTCTGGCGTGGCCGATCGCAAATAAACTGGGAAAACAAAAAGCAGTGACTATTGGTCTGGCAATTTCGGTTGTGGGAGGTCTGGTCAGCTTTCTGGATATTCACAATTTTACCATTGTATGTATTGGTGTGATCTTAAAAGGAATCGGTTCGATTCCTGCAATGTATGTGACACTGGCTCTTTTGTCTGATGTACTGGACCATCTGGAGGCAAAAAATGGATTTCGAAGTGATGGATTTACGATGTCTGTGTACGGAGCGATCATGGTGGGAATGACAGGACTGGGGAATGGTCTGATCAATGCATTGCTTACAGCCACCGGATATGATGCCTCTGCGTCAGTTCAGAACGGAGGCGTGCAGTCCATGCTGGCGTTGTGTTATCTGGGGGCAGAGATCATCTGTTATGCGGTGATCGTAATCCTGATGTGTTTCTTAAAAGTAGAAAAGCATATTGAGGAAGATCAGAAGACGATTCTGCAGCATCAGAAAAAAGCGGTGTTAGAAGCCGGAGGAGTGTGGATCGAACCAGCAGAAAGACTTCGCATGGAACAGGAAGAGGCGGAGCGCATGGCAGAAGAGGCGAGAATCGAAGAACTCAAAGCATATTGTAAGAAAAAAGGCCTGGATTTTGAAATGCAGGAAGCAAGCTATCAGAAGAAACTGGCAGAGAAGAGAGCAAAAGCAGAAGCGAAGGCTCGAAAAAAACAAAAAAGCCAGTTCTCATAA